A window from Corythoichthys intestinalis isolate RoL2023-P3 chromosome 10, ASM3026506v1, whole genome shotgun sequence encodes these proteins:
- the eif3s6ip gene encoding eukaryotic translation initiation factor 3 subunit L, translating into MSYHDDDDYDGYSNDYDLHTGDPKADMAFERQYEQQTYHVIPEVIKNFLQYFHKTISDLIDQKVYELQSNRVSSESIEQKIYEIQDVYENSWNKLTDRFFKTSPWPEAESISSLVGNDAVFLILYKELYYRHIYAKVSGGPTLDQRFESYYNYCNLFNYILNANGPAPLELPNQWLWDIIDEFIYQFQSFSQYRCKTAKKPEHEIEFLRSNPKIWNVHSVLNVLHSLVDKSNINRQLEVYTSGGDPESVAGEYGRHSLYKMLGYFSLVGLLRLHSLLGDYYQAIKVLENIELNKKSMYSRVPECQITTYYYVGFAYLMMRRYQDAIRVFANILLYIQRTRNMFQRSTYKYEMINKQNEQMHGLLAIALTMYPMRIDESIHTQLRDKYGDKMLRMQKGDLQVFEELFSFARPKFLSPVVPNYDNVNPNYHKEPFQQQLKVFAEEVQQQAQLSTIRSFLKLYTTMPVAKLAGFLDMTEQDFRIQLLVFKHKMKNLVWTSGISALDGEFQSASEVDFYIDKDMIHIADTKVARRYGDFFIRQIHKFEELNRTLKKAPASGTTTTSGSATSR; encoded by the exons ATGTCGTACCACGACGACGACGAT TATGATGGCTACTCCAATGACTATGATCTCCACACCG gtgaccccaaagcagacatgGCTTTCGAGCGGCAGTATGAGCAGCAGACCTACCACGTCATCCCAGAGGTCATCAAGAATTTCCTTCAATACTTCCACAAAACCATCTCGGACTTGATCGACCAGAAGGTCTACGAGCTGCAGTCCAACCGCGTGTCCAGCGAGAGTATTGAACAGAAGATCTATGAGATCCAAGATGTCTATGAAAACAG TTGGAACAAACTGACCGACCGATTCTTTAAGACGTCTCCTTGGCCGGAGGCGGAGTCCATTTCGTCACTTGTTGGCAACG ATGCCGTCTTCCTCATTCTCTATAAGGAACTTTACTACAGACACATCTATGCTAAAGTCAGC GGGGGACCCACTTTAGACCAGAGATTTGAGTCCTACTACAATTACTGCAACCTCTTCAACTAcattctga ATGCTAATGGCCCCGCCCCCTTGGAGCTACCCAACCAATGGCTTTGGGACATCATTGATGAATTTATCTACCAG TTCCAGTCATTCAGTCAGTACCGCTGCAAAACTGCCAAGAAACCAGAACATGAGATCGAGTTCCTGCGAAGCAACCCAAAGATCTGGAACGTCCACAGTGTTCTGAATGTGCTCCATTCCCTTGTGGATAAAAGTAACATCAACCGTCAGCTTGAAGTCTATACCAGCGGAG GGGACCCCGAAAGTGTGGCGGGCGAGTATGGTCGCCACTCGCTCTACAAGATGTTGGGCTACTTCAGCCTGGTTGGGCTGCTGAGGCTACACTCCCTACTTGGAGATTACTACCAGGCTATTAAAGTATTGGAGAATATTGAGCTTAACAAGAAG agcATGTACTCGCGTGTGCCCGAGTGTCAGATCACCACCTATTACTACGTGGGCTTCGCCTATCTGATGATGAgacgttaccaggatgccattcGAGTGTTTGCCAACATTCTGCTCTACATTCAAAGGACGAGAAACATGTTCCAGAGGTCAACGTATAAATACGAGATG atCAACAAACAGAACGAGCAGATGCACGGCCTGCTTGCCATCGCGCTCACCATGTACCCGATGCGCATCGACGAGAGCATTCACACCCAGCTGAGGGACAAGTACGGAGACAAGATGCTTCGCATGCAGAAAGG AGACCTACAAGTGTTTGAGGAGTTGTTCAGCTTCGCCCGCCCCAAGTTCTTGTCTCCGGTGGTGCCCAACTATGACAATGTCAACCCCAACTACCACAAGGAGCCTTTCCAGCAGCAGCTTAAGGTCTTTGCAGAGGAAGTCCAGCAACAGGCTCAGCTCTCCACCATCCGCAG TTTCCTGAAGTTGTACACCACAATGCCGGTGGCCAAGCTGGCAGGGTTCCTGGACATGACCGAGCAAGACTTTCGGATTCAGCTACTCGTGTTCAAGCACAAGATGAAGAACTTGGTGTGGACCAGCGGCATCTCAGCTCTGGATGGAGAGTTCCAATCGGCTTCTGAGGTCGACTTTTATATCGACAAG GACATGATCCACATCGCGGACACCAAAGTGGCACGTCGATACGGAGACTTTTTCATCCGACAGATTCACAAGTTTGAGGAG TTGAATCGGACACTCAAAAAGGCGCCAGCGAGCGGCACCACGACAACGTCTGGAAGCGCCACGAGCCGATGA